One Meiothermus sp. QL-1 DNA segment encodes these proteins:
- the metH gene encoding methionine synthase, whose protein sequence is MAFGGMARDFFAQQGLEPLDAQGYRREARLVFPYLKALSERVLVFDGAMGTEIFKYNLTEADYGGELYAGCPEILNRTRPEIIAAIHRSYLEAGADVIETNTFGCLPHVLSEYNLEAEAEDLAYEAAQLARRVAEGFSSPEKPRFVAGALGPGTKLISLGQIGWSEMFESYRTAARGLLRGGVDLILLETCQDILQVRCAVLAVRQAMQDVEREVPLQVQVTVESTGTMLVGTDDAAALTVLETLPVDVVGLNCAVGPDLMDSHIRYFCQNTTRFTACLPNAGLPRNEGGRAVFDLTPAELARWQEKFVREYGLNAVGGCCGTGPAHIRALAEAVGGLAPKAPSPHRPDPFAQVASLYQSVPLRQESGILIVGERTNATGSKKFRELLFAGDFDGMEALAQEQVAEGAHVLDVSVAWTGRDEVRDMREVVRRFATSVPIPIMVDTTQPEVMEEALKHLGGRAILNSVNLEDGLEKFDRIARLAKAHGAALVALTIDEDKEAGMAKTPERKVEIALRMYERLTRVHGIPGSSILFDLLTFPITQGDEETRKLALWTIEGIRRLRALLPEVGFILGVSNVSFGLAPQARVVLNSVFLDECVKAGLTAAILNAGKILPIAQIPEEAYRLALDLIYDRREFGPEGEVVYDPLFAYVDYFARHKAASGKSRDPLSGLALEERLKKRIIEGRKVGLEADLEEALQRYSPVDIINKILLEGMKVVGDLFGEGRMQLPFVLQAAETMKAAVRYLEPRMERLEGVHKGTMVLATVKGDVHDIGKNLVDIILSNNGYRVVNLGIKKPIEEILAAVEEHKPDAVGMSGLLVKSTVVMKENLEYMAARGYSIPVVLGGAALNRHYVENDLRRAYPTGPVYYASDAFDGLQIMEELTGHAPPRLTSYEVSGHKYKTAYEILQEKLKAGSAYIPSNTPPAPRIPRPPFWGRRVVDKSELEIGVISRYVNKNALFRGQWGFRRGEMSPEEYQAYLERLAEPMFEEMVLQALAEDWLEPAVVYGYWPVASDKNDLIVFDPDSGAELFRFNFPRQMGAGSRHLCIADFFRPRFAEPLGDEAEWFPKAAWENGARDVLAAQVVTMGRKVSEVAQRLFQADAYQDYLYLHGFSVEMAEALAEYWHKRIRQQLGIAQDDATSLEELFRQGYQGSRYSFGYPACPRLEDQKYLQELLKWQEVGIELSEEYQLVPEQSTSAIIVHHPKAKYFNL, encoded by the coding sequence CCGAGATCTTCAAGTACAACCTGACCGAGGCCGACTACGGGGGGGAGCTTTACGCGGGGTGCCCGGAGATTCTGAACCGCACCCGCCCGGAGATTATCGCGGCCATCCACCGAAGCTACCTGGAGGCCGGGGCCGATGTCATCGAGACCAACACCTTCGGCTGCCTGCCCCACGTGCTCTCGGAGTACAACCTAGAGGCGGAGGCCGAGGACTTGGCCTACGAGGCTGCCCAGCTCGCCCGGCGGGTGGCCGAGGGTTTCAGCTCGCCCGAGAAGCCTCGCTTCGTGGCAGGGGCGCTGGGTCCCGGCACCAAGCTCATCTCGCTGGGGCAGATTGGCTGGAGCGAGATGTTTGAGTCCTACCGCACCGCGGCCAGGGGCCTGCTGCGGGGTGGGGTGGACCTGATTTTGCTCGAGACCTGCCAGGACATCCTCCAGGTGCGCTGTGCGGTGCTGGCGGTGCGCCAGGCCATGCAGGATGTGGAGCGGGAGGTGCCTTTGCAGGTGCAGGTCACGGTGGAGTCCACCGGGACCATGCTGGTGGGCACCGACGATGCCGCAGCCCTGACTGTGCTGGAGACCCTGCCGGTGGACGTGGTGGGCCTCAACTGCGCGGTGGGCCCCGACCTCATGGACTCGCACATCCGCTACTTCTGCCAAAACACCACCCGCTTCACCGCTTGCCTGCCCAACGCTGGCCTGCCCAGGAACGAGGGGGGGCGGGCGGTCTTCGACCTGACCCCGGCCGAGCTGGCCCGCTGGCAGGAAAAGTTTGTGCGGGAGTACGGGCTCAACGCGGTGGGGGGGTGCTGCGGCACCGGGCCGGCGCACATCCGGGCCCTGGCCGAGGCGGTGGGGGGGCTGGCCCCCAAGGCCCCCTCGCCCCACCGCCCCGACCCCTTCGCCCAGGTGGCGAGCCTCTACCAAAGCGTGCCCCTTCGCCAGGAAAGCGGCATCCTGATTGTGGGGGAACGCACCAACGCCACCGGCAGCAAGAAGTTCCGCGAGCTTCTGTTCGCCGGGGACTTCGATGGGATGGAGGCCCTGGCCCAGGAGCAGGTGGCCGAAGGGGCCCATGTGCTCGATGTTTCGGTGGCCTGGACGGGGCGCGACGAGGTCAGGGATATGCGCGAGGTGGTGCGCCGCTTCGCCACCAGCGTACCCATCCCCATCATGGTGGACACCACCCAGCCCGAGGTGATGGAGGAGGCCCTGAAGCACCTGGGGGGGCGGGCCATTCTGAACTCGGTGAACCTCGAGGACGGCCTGGAGAAGTTCGACCGCATCGCCCGCCTGGCCAAGGCCCACGGCGCTGCTCTGGTGGCCCTGACCATCGACGAGGACAAGGAAGCCGGGATGGCCAAGACCCCCGAGCGCAAGGTGGAGATTGCCCTCCGAATGTACGAGCGGCTTACGCGGGTGCACGGGATTCCGGGTAGCTCCATCCTCTTCGACCTGCTCACCTTTCCCATCACCCAAGGCGACGAGGAGACCCGCAAACTGGCCCTGTGGACCATTGAGGGCATCCGCCGGCTGCGGGCTCTTCTGCCCGAGGTGGGTTTTATCCTGGGGGTTTCCAACGTTTCGTTTGGGCTTGCCCCCCAGGCCCGGGTGGTGCTCAACTCGGTCTTTCTGGATGAGTGCGTGAAGGCCGGGCTCACCGCGGCCATCCTGAACGCGGGAAAGATCCTGCCCATCGCCCAGATTCCCGAGGAGGCCTACCGGCTGGCCCTCGACCTCATCTACGACCGGCGGGAGTTCGGCCCCGAGGGGGAGGTGGTCTACGACCCTCTTTTCGCCTACGTGGACTACTTTGCCCGCCACAAGGCTGCTTCAGGCAAGAGCCGCGACCCTCTGAGCGGGCTTGCGCTGGAGGAGCGGCTCAAAAAGCGCATCATCGAGGGGCGGAAGGTGGGCCTCGAGGCCGATTTGGAGGAGGCCCTCCAGCGCTACAGCCCGGTGGATATCATCAACAAGATTCTGCTGGAGGGGATGAAGGTGGTGGGCGACCTCTTCGGCGAGGGCAGGATGCAGCTTCCCTTTGTGCTGCAGGCTGCTGAGACCATGAAGGCCGCGGTGCGCTACCTGGAGCCCAGAATGGAGCGGCTGGAGGGGGTGCACAAGGGCACCATGGTGCTGGCCACGGTCAAGGGCGATGTGCACGATATCGGCAAAAACCTGGTGGACATCATCCTCTCCAACAACGGTTACAGGGTGGTGAACCTGGGCATCAAGAAGCCCATCGAGGAGATTCTGGCCGCGGTAGAGGAGCACAAGCCCGATGCGGTGGGGATGAGCGGGCTTCTGGTCAAGAGCACCGTGGTGATGAAGGAGAACCTGGAGTACATGGCTGCCAGGGGCTACAGCATCCCTGTGGTGCTCGGGGGGGCGGCGTTGAACCGCCACTATGTGGAGAACGACCTGCGCCGGGCCTACCCCACCGGCCCGGTCTACTATGCCTCGGATGCCTTCGACGGCCTCCAAATCATGGAGGAGCTGACCGGCCACGCCCCACCCCGGCTCACCAGCTACGAGGTAAGCGGCCACAAGTACAAAACCGCCTACGAGATTTTGCAGGAGAAGCTCAAGGCCGGCTCGGCCTACATTCCCTCCAACACCCCGCCCGCCCCCCGCATCCCCAGGCCTCCCTTCTGGGGCCGGCGGGTGGTGGACAAAAGCGAGCTGGAGATTGGGGTCATCTCCCGCTATGTGAACAAGAACGCCCTCTTCCGGGGGCAGTGGGGGTTTCGCCGGGGGGAGATGAGCCCGGAGGAGTACCAGGCCTACCTCGAGCGGCTGGCCGAACCCATGTTTGAGGAGATGGTGCTGCAGGCTCTGGCCGAGGACTGGCTCGAGCCCGCGGTGGTCTACGGCTACTGGCCGGTGGCCTCGGACAAGAACGACCTGATCGTTTTCGATCCCGACTCTGGGGCAGAGCTATTCCGCTTCAACTTTCCCCGCCAGATGGGCGCAGGCTCCCGCCACCTCTGCATCGCCGACTTCTTCCGCCCCCGCTTCGCCGAGCCCCTCGGCGATGAGGCCGAGTGGTTCCCCAAGGCGGCCTGGGAGAATGGGGCCCGGGATGTGCTGGCCGCCCAGGTGGTGACCATGGGGCGGAAGGTGAGCGAGGTGGCCCAGCGGCTCTTCCAGGCCGATGCTTACCAGGACTACCTCTACCTGCACGGCTTCTCGGTGGAGATGGCCGAGGCGTTGGCCGAGTACTGGCACAAGCGCATCCGCCAGCAGCTTGGCATCGCCCAGGACGATGCCACCAGCCTGGAGGAGCTCTTCCGCCAGGGCTACCAGGGCAGCCGCTACAGCTTCGGCTATCCAGCCTGCCCCCGCCTGGAGGACCAAAAGTACCTGCAGGAGCTCTTGAAGTGGCAGGAGGTGGGCATCGAGCTCTCCGAGGAGTACCAGCTCGTGCCGGAGCAGTCCACCAGCGCCATCATCGTGCACCACCCCAAGGCCAAGTACTTCAACCTCTGA
- the ade gene encoding adenine deaminase codes for MGPTLAELQYAVDVALGRRPGSLLLRNARLLNVFSLTVQPAHILLAGPLVAAVGEAYAEAQAEEVIDLEGRWVAPGLIDGHVHLESSLVTPAEYARGVVPRGVTGVVTDPHEIANVAGVAGIEWLMEASEGLPLEVYVTVPSSVPSTPLETSGARLGLAEMERLLAHPRVVGVAELMSFPAILAAEAGELEKVRLAERFRKSPEGHAPTLVGPALQGYLATGIASDHESTALEEGRAKLEAGCFLMVREGSTTRNLAALAPLFRPEHADRIGLVTDDRLPSDLIREGGVDFLVRKAIALGVDPVYAVRAGSYNVARHYGLRRRGAVAPGFQADLVVLEDLATFRAASVYQRGQRVAEGGRILVELPKAKPSAAVSHTVRLPPLALETLRIPARGGRVRVIRAIPHQVLTAEELVEPTLRDGEVVADPARDLAKLVCIERHGRAGRVGVGLVTAFGLQRGALACTVGHDHHNLMAVGVRDEDLLLAARRLEALGGGMVAVAEGEVLAELALPIAGLITDEPLEVVEARLQALEAAARALGVHLPEPYMVLSFLGLAVIPELRLTDHGLVDVRRGALVPLWVE; via the coding sequence ATGGGACCCACCCTTGCCGAGCTACAGTACGCGGTGGATGTGGCCTTGGGCCGCCGCCCGGGCAGCCTTTTGCTCAGGAACGCGCGGCTGCTCAACGTCTTCAGCCTAACGGTGCAGCCTGCCCACATCCTGCTGGCCGGGCCGCTGGTGGCGGCCGTGGGCGAGGCCTACGCCGAGGCCCAGGCCGAGGAGGTGATTGACCTCGAGGGCCGCTGGGTAGCCCCCGGCCTTATCGACGGGCACGTGCACCTCGAGAGCTCCCTGGTCACCCCGGCCGAGTACGCCCGGGGGGTGGTCCCCCGGGGGGTGACGGGAGTGGTCACCGACCCCCACGAGATCGCCAACGTGGCCGGGGTGGCTGGAATCGAGTGGCTGATGGAGGCGAGCGAGGGGCTGCCGCTGGAGGTCTACGTGACGGTGCCCTCCTCGGTGCCCTCCACCCCCCTCGAGACCAGCGGGGCCCGGCTGGGCCTGGCCGAGATGGAGCGCCTGCTGGCCCATCCGCGGGTGGTGGGGGTGGCCGAGCTGATGAGCTTCCCCGCCATTCTGGCCGCAGAGGCGGGGGAGCTGGAGAAGGTGCGCCTGGCCGAGCGCTTCCGCAAGTCGCCCGAGGGGCACGCCCCCACCCTGGTGGGGCCAGCCCTGCAGGGCTACCTGGCCACCGGCATCGCCTCTGACCACGAGAGCACCGCCTTGGAGGAGGGGCGGGCCAAGCTCGAGGCCGGCTGCTTTCTGATGGTGCGGGAGGGCTCCACCACTCGCAACCTGGCGGCCCTGGCCCCGCTTTTTCGCCCCGAGCACGCCGATCGCATCGGCTTGGTCACCGACGACCGGCTTCCATCCGACCTGATCCGGGAGGGGGGCGTGGACTTCCTGGTGCGCAAGGCCATCGCCCTGGGGGTGGACCCGGTCTATGCGGTGCGGGCCGGTAGCTACAACGTGGCCCGGCACTACGGTCTCAGGCGGCGCGGCGCGGTGGCGCCGGGTTTCCAGGCCGACCTGGTGGTGCTGGAGGACCTGGCTACCTTCCGCGCGGCCTCGGTCTACCAGCGGGGCCAGCGGGTGGCCGAGGGGGGGCGGATTTTGGTGGAGCTTCCCAAGGCCAAGCCCAGCGCGGCGGTCTCCCACACGGTTCGCCTGCCCCCCCTGGCTCTGGAGACCCTGCGGATTCCGGCCAGGGGTGGGCGGGTCCGGGTCATCCGGGCCATTCCCCACCAGGTGCTCACCGCCGAGGAGCTGGTGGAGCCCACCTTGCGGGATGGTGAGGTGGTGGCGGACCCAGCCCGCGACCTGGCCAAACTGGTCTGCATCGAGCGCCACGGCCGGGCAGGACGGGTAGGGGTGGGGCTGGTCACCGCCTTTGGGCTGCAAAGGGGAGCCTTGGCCTGCACCGTGGGCCACGATCACCACAACCTGATGGCCGTGGGCGTTCGAGACGAGGACCTCCTCCTGGCGGCCCGGCGGCTGGAGGCCCTGGGCGGGGGGATGGTGGCGGTGGCCGAAGGAGAGGTGCTGGCTGAGCTGGCCCTGCCCATCGCCGGGCTTATCACCGATGAACCGCTGGAGGTGGTGGAGGCCAGGCTCCAGGCCCTGGAAGCCGCTGCCCGGGCCCTGGGGGTCCACCTGCCCGAGCCCTACATGGTTCTCTCTTTCCTGGGCCTGGCCGTCATCCCCGAGCTGCGCCTTACCGACCATGGACTGGTGGACGTGCGTCGGGGGGCCCTGGTGCCGCTTTGGGTGGAGTGA
- the guaD gene encoding guanine deaminase, producing the protein MVILRGLVVHTPKNPFREAKGLEAFSDGGIALEGGRIAALGSFAEVRARFPQAVVQDCREGVLLPGLVDTHVHYPQVRVIGAMGHSLLDWLEKRTLPFEARLADNKLARELAREFVQLLLRNGTTTALVFGSHFQGATANLFGAAEDVGLRLIAGQVCSDRLLRPELHTTPERSYAEQKMLIQRFHGRGRLRYAVTPRFALSASEGLLEVCQALLDEHPDLYFTTHINENPDEIRTVAELFPWSQHYLHTYDRFGLVGDRSVFAHNVHPTEAELLRLAEAGAAVAHCPSSNAFIGSGLFPMRRHLEARVRFALGSDVGGGTGFSLLKEALMAYLAQRLRPDGVLLTPAHLLYLATLAGAEALGLAEETGSLAPGKAADVIWVRPLPGSALEVRFRHSDSAEDLLGSLFTLHGEAQVAQVWLGGVRVLAPS; encoded by the coding sequence ATGGTAATCCTGCGCGGTCTGGTCGTCCACACCCCCAAAAATCCCTTTCGCGAAGCCAAAGGGCTGGAGGCTTTTTCCGACGGGGGGATTGCCCTCGAGGGCGGGCGCATTGCCGCTCTGGGCTCTTTTGCCGAGGTAAGGGCCCGCTTTCCCCAGGCTGTGGTGCAGGACTGCCGCGAGGGGGTGCTCCTGCCCGGCCTGGTGGACACCCACGTCCACTACCCCCAGGTGCGGGTGATCGGGGCCATGGGCCACAGCCTGCTGGACTGGCTGGAAAAGCGCACCCTGCCTTTTGAGGCCCGGCTCGCCGACAACAAGCTGGCCCGCGAGCTGGCCCGGGAGTTCGTGCAGCTTTTGCTGAGGAACGGCACCACCACCGCGCTGGTGTTCGGCTCCCATTTCCAGGGGGCCACCGCCAACCTGTTCGGGGCTGCCGAGGATGTGGGGCTGCGCCTGATTGCGGGCCAGGTCTGCTCGGACCGGCTGCTGCGCCCCGAGCTGCACACCACCCCCGAGCGAAGCTACGCCGAGCAGAAGATGCTCATCCAGCGCTTCCATGGCCGGGGCAGGCTGCGCTATGCGGTGACCCCCCGGTTCGCCCTCTCGGCCTCGGAGGGGCTGCTCGAGGTCTGCCAAGCGCTTTTGGACGAGCACCCCGATCTGTACTTCACCACCCACATAAACGAGAACCCCGATGAGATCCGCACTGTGGCGGAGCTTTTCCCCTGGAGCCAGCACTACCTCCACACCTACGACCGCTTTGGCCTGGTGGGCGACCGCTCGGTCTTCGCCCACAACGTCCACCCCACCGAGGCCGAGCTCCTGCGCCTGGCCGAGGCTGGGGCGGCGGTGGCCCACTGCCCCAGCTCCAACGCCTTTATCGGCAGCGGGCTTTTCCCCATGCGGCGGCACCTGGAGGCTAGGGTGCGCTTTGCGCTAGGCTCGGATGTGGGCGGGGGTACGGGTTTCAGCCTTTTGAAGGAAGCCCTGATGGCCTACCTGGCCCAGCGCCTGCGGCCCGATGGGGTTTTGCTCACCCCGGCCCACCTGCTCTACCTGGCCACCCTGGCCGGGGCCGAGGCCCTGGGGCTGGCCGAGGAGACCGGCAGCCTGGCCCCCGGCAAGGCCGCCGATGTGATCTGGGTCAGGCCCCTGCCCGGGAGTGCCCTCGAGGTGCGCTTCCGCCACTCGGACTCGGCGGAGGACCTGCTGGGCTCGCTCTTCACCCTGCACGGCGAGGCCCAGGTGGCCCAGGTCTGGCTGGGGGGGGTCAGGGTGCTTGCTCCAAGCTGA
- a CDS encoding S8 family serine peptidase → MRRISSKLWWLAWALLWVVGCSPQSPSAVLSPSRAAIGEEVEARLSSLNGLEAQVYVGSQPAQITLREAGRLRFTVPNVAGGPQPVRVVAGGREAAATLGVLGQVDRNRILLRLPLGQTPRLPTGLTLVRRDDLAACGFALAELGYSGEALGKALEELEAQDPAYKADPESLWSFGGIPGGEVVGAPMAHSRGRSGQGVRVAVLDTGVDAAIPQLPGYDFVEDDTIPQDGFPGGHGTGVAGLVREVAPQAGIIPVRVCDAGGTCRASRVVRGVCWVVQNHQGPTVLNLSLGGDTPVEALRLALQAALSQGIPVAAAAGNQGNQGSPAHYPAAFDLPGLVAVGALEQNGPTWQPAPYSTQGKYVDLAAPGTGLNCIQPGGTSGTCTGTSFATPLVAGAMALWLEAQPTLNPAQLQQVLVQQARPLPHPAQAVGAGMLSLEQAP, encoded by the coding sequence ATGAGGAGAATATCATCAAAGCTGTGGTGGCTGGCCTGGGCACTGCTTTGGGTTGTGGGATGCTCGCCTCAGAGCCCCTCAGCCGTACTCTCCCCTTCGCGGGCAGCCATCGGGGAAGAGGTGGAGGCCAGGCTCTCGAGCCTGAACGGCCTGGAGGCCCAGGTCTATGTGGGCAGCCAACCCGCTCAAATCACCTTGCGTGAGGCCGGACGGCTGCGCTTTACCGTGCCAAACGTCGCCGGCGGTCCCCAACCGGTGCGGGTGGTGGCCGGAGGACGGGAGGCGGCCGCTACCTTAGGGGTGCTGGGGCAGGTGGACCGCAACCGGATTCTGCTGCGCCTGCCCCTGGGCCAGACCCCCCGCCTACCAACCGGGCTCACCCTAGTACGCCGGGACGACCTGGCGGCCTGCGGCTTCGCCCTAGCCGAGCTGGGCTACAGCGGTGAAGCCCTGGGCAAGGCCCTGGAAGAACTGGAGGCCCAGGACCCGGCCTACAAGGCCGACCCCGAAAGCCTCTGGAGCTTCGGGGGGATTCCGGGCGGGGAGGTGGTGGGGGCCCCCATGGCCCACAGCCGGGGCCGAAGCGGGCAGGGGGTGCGGGTGGCGGTGCTGGACACCGGGGTGGACGCGGCCATCCCCCAGCTTCCCGGCTACGACTTCGTGGAGGACGACACCATCCCGCAAGACGGCTTCCCCGGGGGACACGGCACCGGGGTGGCCGGATTGGTAAGGGAGGTGGCGCCCCAGGCAGGCATCATCCCCGTGCGGGTCTGCGACGCTGGCGGAACCTGCCGGGCCAGCCGGGTGGTGCGGGGGGTGTGCTGGGTGGTGCAAAACCACCAGGGCCCCACCGTCCTCAACCTGAGCCTGGGGGGGGACACCCCGGTGGAGGCCCTCAGGCTCGCCTTGCAGGCCGCGCTGAGCCAGGGTATTCCGGTGGCCGCTGCCGCAGGCAACCAGGGCAACCAGGGCAGCCCGGCCCACTACCCCGCGGCCTTCGACCTCCCGGGGCTGGTGGCGGTGGGGGCCTTGGAGCAGAACGGGCCCACCTGGCAGCCAGCCCCCTACTCCACCCAGGGGAAATACGTGGACCTGGCCGCACCGGGCACCGGCCTCAATTGTATTCAGCCTGGTGGAACCAGCGGCACCTGCACCGGCACCTCCTTCGCCACCCCGCTGGTGGCCGGGGCCATGGCCCTCTGGCTTGAAGCCCAGCCGACCCTCAACCCGGCGCAGCTCCAGCAGGTTTTAGTCCAGCAGGCCAGGCCCCTCCCCCACCCGGCCCAGGCGGTGGGGGCAGGGATGCTCAGCTTGGAGCAAGCACCCTGA